The Prunus persica cultivar Lovell chromosome G8, Prunus_persica_NCBIv2, whole genome shotgun sequence genome includes a region encoding these proteins:
- the LOC18767273 gene encoding FHA domain-containing protein PS1: protein MANENEKKLNEEEDDEPKIPVFTVLKNGAILKNIFIVNKPPPPPTNKPISSVHQQTQEEILIVGRHPDCNIVLTHPSISRFHLQILSNPSSKKLSLTDLSSVHGTWVSEKRLEPGVRVELREGDILRVGGSSRVYSLHWIPLSRAYDFETSFVPLTNNDEDETAEGVVQGENSLSVENKEIESPDSNSVGIESLLPEENVGLSGKKEIPSAPPMPENAIYSIFDQIEEGGDSLSKGTDEVNEFSSFWAFGTESVNLFLNMEESSSNPKENPESSYFIEMERETYPTAQVPEETENQSPLIKDHGHIDISCPSGPLVMENLTFPIGEVLGENKDEQVEEESLEPISNLLVNLNFEHLEEKEEEAYPAAQVPEKLDSQSPLRKDDGPLVMENLSLPIGKVFGEDKDEQVEEERLEPNSSLLVNLNFEHLEEKEEETYPAAQVPEKITSQSPLRKNDGPLVMENLSLPIGEVLGEDKDEQVEEEIPEPISNLLDNLNFERLEEKEEEAYLAAQVPQKIDSQSPLRKNYGPLVMENLSLLIGDVLGEDKYEQVEEEILEPISNLLDNLNFEYLEEKEEEAYPTAQVPEKIDSQSPLRKDDGQTDVSCLSSPLVMENLSFPFGEVLAKSEGQQVEEESLTLEQELNLLVNLNFEHSDEIECPVEERIGETENKSVSPEDHEKRDSTSLHSEPRMKESINSSTLDGILSELIDDRESQTPQSLFTAVGQPESDICESPPLRSGNKSGMRGSIWARRGKRASVVQLQTDRSRGKTEEARYGDDIELEEEIFTPDKENLTPNTLRLRSLKRNGEIEFKHSKSRRSSSLKLSLISSICQQDLIVSPEKENQKLKELRKRKSVGTTSGKQARVEKKLVETKERRERMPFQSLLKNSGGKNISETSVPNTATRSSASSSCTRTTRKVANPLLNKSVGEGKRRGWTMVADTTTLLDKESRKSLQLLQGLKGTRLIIPRMVIRELDYLKQRGSLFRRKTEACLVLEWIEDCMVKTNWWIHVQSSMEDGRLIAPTPPVSPQSLSSDKSWAFPSGATSSLPFSRWSLMDLVSPTAEDHILDCALLHRKMKNDGQLVLLSNDVTLKIKAMAEGLLCETAEEFRESLVNPISERFMWPDSSPRGRTWSYVPDAVLRERYSSCPLKKSSTGEGAKGLKLILLHNSHYGQIR, encoded by the exons AAACCAATCTCCTCCGTCCATCAACAAACCCAAGAAGAAATCTTGATCGTCGGTCGCCACCCCGATTGCAACATCGTCTTGACTCACCCCAGCATCAGCAGATTCCACCTCCAAATCCTCTCTAACCCTTCTTCCAAGAAGCTCTCTCTCACCGATTTATCATcag TGCATGGCACCTGGGTTTCGGAGAAGAGGCTTGAGCCAGGGGTCAGGGTGGAGCTGAGGGAAGGGGACATACTGAGGGTTGGTGGTTCCAGCAGGGTCTACAGCCTTCACTGGATACCTTTGAGTCGAGCCTATGATTTCGAAACGTCTTTTGTTCCGTTGACAAataatgatgaagatgaaactGCAGAAGGAGTAGTCCAG GGTGAGAATTCTCTGTCagttgaaaataaagaaattgaatCTCCGGATTCAAATTCTGTGGGTATAGAATCTTTGTTGCCTGAAGAAAATGTTGGACTAAGTGGGAAGAAGGAGATCCCGTCAGCACCTCCAATGCCTGAAAATGCCATTTACTCAAtttttgatcaaattgaagAAGGTGGTGACAGCTTATCAAAAGGTACTGATGAAGTGAATGAATTCTCAAGCTTCTGGGCATTTGGAACTGAATCGGTGAACCTATTTTTGAATATGGAAGAATCTAGTTCTAATCCAAAGGAAAACCCAGAGAGTTCCTATTTTATTGAAATGGAAAGGGAAACTTATCCTACTGCTCAAGTGCCTGAGGAAACCGAGAACCAAAGCCCATTGATAAAAGACCATGGACACATTGATATTTCATGTCCGTCTGGACCTCTAGTGATGGAGAACCTAACCTTCCCGATCGGCGAAGTCCTTGGAGAGAACAAAGATGAACAAGTTGAAGAAGAAAGCCTGGAACCAATTTCGAACTTGCTGGTTAACCTGAATTTTGAACATttagaagaaaaggaagaggaagctTATCCTGCTGCTCAAGTACCTGAGAAACTTGACAGCCAAAGTCCACTGAGAAAAGATGATGGACCTCTAGTGATGGAGAACCTATCTTTGCCGATCGGCAAAGTCTTTGGAGAGGACAAAGATGAACAAGTTGAAGAAGAACGCCTGGAACCAAATTCGAGCTTGCTGGTTAACCTGAATTTTGAACATttagaagaaaaggaagaggaaacTTATCCTGCTGCTCAAGTACCTGAGAAAATTACCAGCCAAAGTCCATTGAGAAAAAATGATGGACCTCTGGTCATGGAGAACCTATCCTTGCCGATAGGTGAAGTCCTTGGAGAGGACAAAGATGAAcaagttgaagaagaaatcCCGGAACCAATTTCAAACTTGCTGGATAACCTGAATTTTGAACGTttagaagaaaaggaagaggaagctTATCTTGCTGCTCAAGTACCTCAGAAAATTGACAGCCAAAGTCCATTGAGAAAAAATTATGGACCTCTAGTCATGGAGAACCTATCCTTGCTGATAGGCGATGTCCTTGGAGAGGACAAATATGAAcaagttgaagaagaaatcCTGGAACCAATTTCAAACTTGCTGGATAACctgaattttgaatatttagaagaaaaggaagaggaagctTATCCTACTGCTCAAGTACCTGAGAAAATTGACAGCCAAAGTCCACTGAGAAAAGATGATGGACAGACTGATGTATCGTGTCTTTCGTCTCCTCTTGTGATGGAGAACTTATCCTTTCCATTTGGGGAAGTCCTTGCCAAGAGTGAAGGTCAACAAGTTGAAGAAGAAAGCTTGACCTTGGAACAAGAATTAAACTTGCTGGTTAACCTGAATTTTGAACATTCTGATGAAATAGAATGTCCAGTGGAAGAAAGAATTGGagaaactgaaaacaaaagtGTGTCACCAGAAGACCATGAAAAGAGGGATTCTACAAGCCTCCATTCTGAACCTCGTATGAAAGAATCTATAAACTCATCTACACTAGATGGGATACTGTCAGAGTTAATAGATGACAGAGAAAGCCAGACCCCACAATCTCTCTTTACTGCAGTAGGACAGCCTGAATCAGACATCTGTGAAAGCCCTCCACTGAGATCCGGGAATAAATCAGGCATGAGGGGAAGCATTTGGGCAAGAAGAGGTAAACGTGCTAGTGTTGTTCAGCTTCAAACAGATAGGAGTAGAGGGAAAACAGAGGAGGCAAGATATGGTGATGACATTGAACTGGAGGAGGAAATCTTTACACCAGACAAGGAAAATTTGACCCCAAATACTCTTCGACTGAGGTCCTTGAAAAGGAATGGTGAGATAGAATTTAAGCATTCCAAGTCACGTAGATCATCCTCGTTGAAACTAAGTTTAATTTCCAGTATCTGTCAACAAGATCTGATTGTAtccccagaaaaagaaaaccagaaaTTGAAGGAACtccgaaaaagaaaatcagtgGGAACTACTTCTGGAAAGCAAGCTAGGGTGGAAAAAAAGTTGgtagaaacaaaagaaagaagagaaaggatGCCATTTCAATCACTACTTAAAAATTCTGGAGGCAAGAACATATCAGAAACCTCGGTCCCAAACACAGCCACAAGAAGCAGCGCATCTTCCAGTTGTACTAGAACCACGAGAAAGGTCGCCAATCCACTCCTT AATAAATCTGTTGGAGAAGGAAAGAGGAGGGGCTGGACTATGGTTGCAGACACTACTACTCTTCTTGACAAGGAATCAAGGAAGTCATTGCAGCTTCTGCAAGGTCTTAAGGGGACTCGGTTAATAATTCCAAGAATGG TCATACGGGAACTGGATTACTTGAAGCAACGTGGCAGCCTTTTCAGAAGGAAAACAGAGGCTTGTCTGGTGCTCGAATGGATTGAAGATTGCATggtaaaaacaaattggtggATCCATGTCCAGAGCTCAATGGAAGATGGAAGACTGATAGCTCCAACCCCTCCCGTTTCTCCGCAGTCTCTATCTAGTGATAAGAGCTGGGCCTTTCCTTCTGGGGCAACAAGCTCATTGCCTTTTTCAAGATGGAGTTTGATGGACCTTGTATCACCAACAGCAGAAGACCATATCCTTGATTGTGCTCTTTTGCATAGAAAGATGAAGAATGATGGACAACTTGTCCTTCTAAGTAATGATGTCACCTTGAAGATCAAAGCCATGGCAGAG GGTTTGCTTTGTGAGACAGCTGAAGAATTCCGTGAGAGTCTGGTGAATCCAATATCTGAGAGGTTTATGTGGCCTGATAGCTCTCCCCGTGGGCGCACTTGGTCATACGTACCCGATGCAGTTTTGAGAGAAAGGTACAGCAGCTGCCCTCTGAAGAAGTCATCaactggagaaggtgcaaagggTTTGAAGCTCATTTTGCTCCATAATTCTCATTATGGACAGATCCGTTAg